One Microbacterium keratanolyticum DNA window includes the following coding sequences:
- a CDS encoding lipopolysaccharide biosynthesis protein, with the protein MRSEGLARSGVVSLFGSAFAALAALVLTAIVGNALGADGTGLFFQAMGIFTILTQVLRLGTNSAIVRFLAEQRAFGRAGAEWRIVAYALIPVAVVSALASLAMWFFADALGSWLASPADAAALSDLLRAMAPFVIAGAVIGVLQIAARMLRGVTTFTLLQSVLLPASRLLTVAVAVTMVGAAAWGAFEAWLWPLPVWLVLTLAIVAGPLLRDFRRRRESIAATRPSALTFWKFTAPRSVSSGLETALEWSDVLIVAALASPAAAGVYAVLTRAVRAGGVVDKAMRVAVSPTISALLATQQRDEATRLHTRVVRAMLLLNWPFYLLLISMGSAVLAIFGEEFRSGWGPMALMAAAVMFQTACGMLQSILLQGGKSTWQMYNKSLALALSIGGNVLLVPLWGLWGAAVTWVGVVLVDNLIAAFQVHRGMGVQLEPLRLVPSMALPVAVFGGGGFAFTLWLGTGILALLLAVPVLCAVYGLVLWLLRERLQIVPLWRKVPVLGARA; encoded by the coding sequence ATGAGGAGTGAGGGCCTGGCCCGCAGCGGCGTCGTCAGCCTCTTCGGCTCCGCCTTCGCAGCGCTCGCCGCCCTCGTCCTGACCGCGATCGTCGGAAATGCGCTGGGGGCCGACGGCACCGGGTTGTTCTTTCAGGCGATGGGAATCTTCACGATCCTCACGCAGGTGCTGCGACTGGGCACCAACAGCGCGATCGTGCGCTTCCTTGCCGAGCAGCGGGCGTTCGGACGCGCGGGTGCGGAGTGGCGCATCGTCGCCTACGCCCTGATTCCCGTCGCCGTCGTCTCAGCACTCGCCTCCCTTGCGATGTGGTTCTTCGCGGACGCACTGGGATCGTGGCTCGCGTCACCGGCGGACGCTGCGGCGCTCAGCGATCTGCTCCGCGCGATGGCACCGTTCGTGATCGCAGGCGCCGTCATCGGGGTGCTGCAGATCGCGGCGCGGATGCTGCGAGGGGTGACGACCTTCACCCTGCTGCAGAGCGTGCTCCTGCCCGCGAGCCGCCTCCTGACGGTGGCGGTCGCCGTCACCATGGTGGGAGCTGCGGCCTGGGGTGCCTTCGAGGCCTGGCTGTGGCCGCTGCCCGTGTGGCTGGTGCTAACGCTCGCGATTGTGGCGGGCCCGCTCCTGCGCGACTTCCGACGTCGACGGGAGAGCATCGCCGCCACCCGCCCGAGTGCTCTGACCTTCTGGAAGTTCACGGCGCCGCGTTCGGTGAGCTCGGGGCTGGAGACCGCGCTGGAGTGGTCCGATGTGCTGATCGTCGCCGCGCTCGCCTCCCCGGCTGCCGCGGGCGTCTATGCGGTGTTGACGCGTGCGGTGCGCGCCGGCGGTGTCGTTGACAAGGCCATGCGGGTCGCGGTGTCCCCGACGATCTCCGCCTTGCTCGCCACCCAGCAGCGCGACGAGGCGACGAGGCTGCACACGCGCGTCGTCCGCGCGATGCTGCTCTTGAACTGGCCGTTCTACCTGCTCCTGATCTCGATGGGCTCGGCTGTGCTCGCGATCTTCGGCGAGGAGTTCCGCTCCGGATGGGGGCCCATGGCGCTGATGGCCGCGGCGGTCATGTTCCAGACGGCGTGCGGGATGCTGCAGAGCATCCTCCTGCAGGGCGGGAAGAGCACCTGGCAGATGTACAACAAGTCGCTCGCCCTCGCCCTCAGCATCGGCGGCAACGTGCTGCTCGTGCCACTGTGGGGGCTCTGGGGCGCCGCCGTCACGTGGGTGGGCGTCGTGCTCGTCGACAACCTCATCGCCGCCTTCCAGGTGCACCGTGGCATGGGCGTGCAACTGGAGCCGTTGCGCCTGGTGCCATCGATGGCGCTGCCGGTCGCGGTCTTCGGAGGGGGAGGCTTCGCGTTCACCCTGTGGCTGGGTACCGGCATCCTCGCCCTGCTGCTGGCGGTGCCGGTGCTGTGCGCCGTGTACGGACTCGTTCTCTGGCTCCTGCGCGAGCGCCTGCAGATCGTTCCGCTGTGGCGGAAGGTCCCCGTCCTCGGGGCACGCGCCTGA